In Xiphophorus couchianus chromosome 8, X_couchianus-1.0, whole genome shotgun sequence, the following proteins share a genomic window:
- the nup214 gene encoding nuclear pore complex protein Nup214 isoform X5: protein MGDDADSPPEREMKDFQFRQMKKVQVFEAAEDMPKDRSSLLTVSNKYGLTFVGLGRTFKVYLTLNILAADKADGSSYEVVKGIPALVEVTGDMSLHHLALSCDELTLSVCGTSEETGLSIAFYDVRTFINKARPQKSPFASLQPAVASDALVQDLKWNPAQPSMLAACLSDGSMMILEVTDSVKIQAQLLANSGVTCLSWSPKGKQVAVGKMNATVSQYTPALEEKRVIPCPPFYNSDDPVKALDVLWLRTPVFAVAYVYADGCLETPPELVLISLPKKDEKVEPKYLNFGESVFGSCTERQHHYFLSHIEDWDLMLAASAASIEVSVIARQDDRMWEVWLLEDASRAELPVTETNDDTLPLGLAIDYTSQQEIQITDEKTLPPAPTMLMLSTEGVLCPFALLNLNPGVKQLVSPFTALTLEGERQPKPAFSFSTPSMKPAAPAPAPVSTPQSLPAASLPSVKLNLNDRFTSGETPAPAFSFNSTLPKAAASSSSTASTLSLPATKPPVVLTPVRPVQTGTPPSAVQKPAPTTQGRTQPPQATVSMKTLEKQLQQKKESDPIMTGILEEIAHFQKELDDLKSRSTKADFKVGTNDGMKDLRKESEDLHIFTLEIKETTESLHGDIGTLKTTLIEGFAGAEEAKTQSELSKDKNYRQLLYKKSLDPRSEEQLKEIRRLYQYVTSAVEDVNDVLDVEWEKHLEKKKKQKHMVVPGREGLFTTLSNNIYIINQQKNRLDQLVQELTSLRLYSKNAAPSISQNIATGPTAAGFENELESLKDAFLKARLDVTPPKVKARSSAVKISPIKQSQLRNFLSKGQMPPVRSTAPANLSRSAFLSPKYYEDLDDASSTSSLSQSLEPHPSHLDQEEEELQPLQPPAVTALSTPRHPTVVRTPSIQPGFGGIQSTPLPKIHSAPSLGFGLSPIPSPVPTNKINLSGADSTALATKTVKHGAPPTERTVPMSAQQAAANAAMRRQMANQKPAPVSSSLTESTLKTVPQVVNVQELKEKGLPVQVSSIISSSVPDLTNQAFANQVKRVSTTTPGIQKISNESTYGLQPGFVFGPSSKTDVSDVPNSSVEPNISKPFSFTPGSAGFPFPSVSQGAGMTQAVKDVSKFSFGGNGKMVFGQTAEEPFSLTPKSVASSIGTGTPTLPLSTSGEAAKHSSLSTAFRTEPQPPKTSGGETLGCFSGLRVGPGEEIKDTVTKPAAAFTFGEPGLGSGKGVQSFSFASGFQKPAEDSGTTDLSKGASSSSLFKPPETNSKTTFSLPPSNATPSTLPTSFSSLLAGSSEEPKAPPQLSEPTPPPEKEPSTTEPAGENASQSVAPEPAVDSSSTATTTPALPALTTATIQDLPSANVAPAEVTPPAPSVVPFSTKATPDLSFTSSVSTSAVPTMAPVSQGAPPAFQVPISEKPGSIFTQPTPAPAATPVPASAPVPAPATTDSSSIGATPVINTAAPVATTTTPTTVTPAPTTTANTVFGQQVVPPASSAPSATGFGSTGFSASTGAGFNKSVFGQSGFGQPAGSAGSSSGFSFTQSVFGPSSSSATTGGTSLFGASTAGGASSFSFGSGSTNTASSTGSGMFGQSTTPAFGQSSGFGQPSGFGSNTTTSSSSGFSFGQPSGFGSSAANPVFGQQSATGSVFGQSSSGNSLFGSTSANAAGSSSGGFFSGLGGKPSEDAANKNPFGAAGSTGGFGQPAQSGSNNLFGNSGAKAFGFGQTSSAFGDQKPSGTFSTGGGSVASQGFGSFSSPTKPGGFGSPPVFGSPPSFGGSPAFGNTASFGTSPSFSNALNPSTGKVFGEGTAAANMGGFGFSSAPSAPSFGALASQTPPSFGTLVQQGSTFGSQPSSFSGFGQQPQTGGFPVNTFGSASQSSSQTFSSWRS, encoded by the exons ATGGGAGACGACGCAGACAGCCCTCCTGAGAGGGAAATGAAG GATTTTCAGTTTCGACAGATGAAGAAAGTACAAGTTTTTGAGGCTGCTGAAGATATGCCAAAAGACAGATCCAGTCTACTTACTGTTTCAAACAAATATGGCTTGACATTTGTTGGCCTTGGCCGAACATTCAAAGTGTATCTTACTTTAAATATTCTTGCTGCTGATAAAGCTGATGGGAGCTCCTACGAAGTAG TCAAAGGTATACCAGCTCTGGTGGAAGTGACTGGGGACATGTCTTTGCACCACTTGGCTCTGAGTTGTGATGAACTCACTTTGTCAGTTTGTGGGACATCCGAGGAAACCGGTTTGTCCATCGCATTTTATGATGTCCGAACCTTCATAAACAAG gCCAGACCACAGAAGTCACCATTTGCGTCATTGCAGCCAGCTGTGGCCTCTGATGCTCTGGTTCAGGACCTGAAGTGGAACCCTGCTCAGCCTTCCATGTTGGCTGCCTGCTTGTCGGATGGCAGCATGATGATTCTTGAAGTTACAGACAGTGTCAAGATTCAGGCTCAGCTACTTGCTAACAGTGGTGTCACCTGCC TTAGCTGGAGTCCAAAAGGAAAGCAGGTTGCTGTGGGAAAAATGAATGCCACCGTCAGCCAGTATACACCA GCTCTGGAAGAGAAGAGAGTTATCCCATGTCCACCTTTCTACAATTCTGATGACCCAGTCAAAG CTCTGGATGTGCTGTGGCTTAGAACACCTGTGTTTGCAGTGGCATATGTTTATGCAGACGGGTGTCTTGAGACCCCTCCAGAGCTGGTGCTGATCTCCCTCCCT AAAAAGGATGAGAAAGTGGAGCCAAAGTATTTGAACTTCGGTGAGAGTGTTTTTGGCAGCTGTACAGAGCGACAGCATCACTACTTCCTCAGTCACATAGAAGACTG ggaTCTTATGTTAGCTGCGTCAGCGGCGTCGATTGAGGTCAGCGTGATTGCAAGACAAGATGACAGG ATGTGGGAGGTTTGGCTCCTAGAAGATGCTAGTAGAGCAGAACTTCCAGTGACGGAGACGAATGACGACACCCTGCCTCTTGGCTTAGCTATAGACTACACAAGCCAGCAGGAGATCCAAATCA CTGACGAGAAGACTTTGCCTCCAGCTCCCACAATGCTAATGCTGTCCACAGAGGGAGTACTCTGCCCATTCGCTCTTCTCAACCTGAATCCTGGGGTTAAGCAGCTAGTCTCCCCATTTACTGCCCTCACCTTGGAAGGAGAGAGGCAGCCAAAGCCAG CATTTTCGTTCAGCACCCCTTCCATGAAACCcgcagctccagctccagctccagtgTCAACCCCTCAGAGCCTTCCTGCTGCCTCCCTTCCTTCTgtcaaattaaatctaaatgaCAG attTACATCAGGGGAGACCCCAGCACCAGCTTTCTCCTTTAACTCCACACTTCCCAAGGCTGCTGCTTCCTCTTCCAGTACAGCTAGCACCCTTTCACTCCCAGCCACGAAGCCTCCAGTTGTATTGA CCCCAGTGCGTCCAGTTCAGACAGGCACACCTCCCTCAGCTGTCCAGAAACCGGCTCCTACTACACAAGGGCGTACCCAACCTCCGCAG GCAACAGTTAGTATGAAGACTCtggagaagcagctgcagcagaagaaagaaTCTGATCCCATTATGACTGGTATTTTGGAGGAG ATTGCACACTTCCAGAAGGAGTTAGACGACCTGAAATCGCGCAGCACGAAAGCTGACTTTAAGGTTGGTACTAACGACGGGATGAAGGATCTGAGAAAAGAATCTGAAGACCTTCACATCTTCACcctggaaataaaagaaaccaCTGAG TCTCTCCATGGGGACATTGGGACGCTGAAGACCACTTTAATTGAAGGCTTTGCTGGGGCAGAGGAAGCCAAAACGCAGAGCGAGTTgagcaaagacaaaaattacAGACAGCTGCTGTACAAAAAGTCTCTAGATCCACGCAGCGAAGAACAGCTCAAG GAAATTCGCAGACTTTACCAGTATGTCACATCTGCTGTGGAAGACGTTAATGACGTCTTAGACGTGGAATGGGAAAAACAcctggagaagaagaagaagcagaa ACACATGGTTGTTCCTGGACGGGAGGGTCTGTTCACTACACTGTCCAACAACATCTATATCATCAACCAGCAAAAGAACCGACTGGACCAGCTGGTTCAGGAGCTCACATCACTGCGCCTTTACAGTAAAAATGCTGCTCCTTCCATTAGCCAGAACATTGCAACTGGACCTACAGCTGCTGG TTTTGAAAATGAGCTTGAGAGTTTAAAGGATGCATTCCTGAAAGCCAGGCTGGATGTTACTCCACCTAAAGTCAAAGCCAGATCTTCAG cagTCAAGATATCACCAATTAAACAGTCCCAACTTCGCAATTTCCTCTCAAAGGGACAGATGCCTCCTGTACGCTCAACTGCACCAG CCAACTTGTCTCGGTCAGCGTTCCTTTCCCCAAAATACTATGAGGACCTGGATGATGCAAGCTCAACGTCCTCTCTGTCCCAGTCCTTGGAGCCTCACCCGTCTCACTTGGaccaggaagaggaagaactACAACCACTACAGCCCCCAGCTGTGACAGCGTTATCCACCCCCCGCCACCCCACTGTTGTAAGGACCCCGTCTATCCAACCAGGCTTTGGAGGCATTCAGTCCACCCCGCTACCAAAGATTCACTCAGCACCATCTTTGGGTTTTGGACTGAGCCCTATTCCCAGTCCTG ttcCAACTAATAAAATCAATCTCAGTGGGGCTGACAGCACTGCTCTTGCCACAAAGACGGTAAAACATGGCGCTCCTCCAACAGAGAGAACTGTCCCCATGTCTGCCCAGCAGGCTGCAGCCAATGCAGCCATGCGCAGACAAATGGCCAATCAGAAACCAG CTCCTGTTAGCAGTTCCTTGACAGAGTCCACCTTAAAGACTGTTCCTCAGGTGGTCAATGTTCAGGAGCTCAAAGAAAAAGGGCTGCCTGTTCAGGTTTCTTCCATCATCAG cTCTTCGGTGCCGGATCTCACAAATCAGGCTTTTGCCAACCAAGTCAAGCGAGTGAGT ACTACCACCCCAGGGATTCAGAAGATTTCAAATGAAAGTACATACGGTCTACAGCCGGGCTTTGTTTTTG GTCCGTCGTCCAAAACAGATGTTTCTGATGTTCCTAATAGTTCTGTGGAGCCAAACATCAGCAAACCATTTTCCTTCACACCAGG GTCAGCAGGGTTCCCCTTCCCTTCTGTTTCACAAGGAGCTGGAATGACACAGG CAGTTAAAGATGTCAGTAAATTCTCCTTTGGTGGAAATGGCAAGATGGTATTTGGTCAGACTGCAGAAGAGCCGTTCTCTCTAACCCCAAAGTCTGTGGCCTCTAGTATTGGCACTGGAACTCCCACGCTGCCCTTAAGCACATCAGGTGAAGCAGCCAAACACAGCTCCCTCTCCACAGCCTTCAGGACGGAGCCACAACCACCGAAGACCTCTGGAGGAGAAACTCTCGGCTGTTTTTCTGGACTACGCGTTGGCCCAGGAGAAGAAATCAAGGATACTGTAACAAAGCCAGCTGCTGCATTTACCTTTGGGGAACCTGGACTTGGCAGTGGCAAGGGAGTACAATCATTCAGCTTTGCGTCAGGTTTCCAAAAGCCAGCAGAAGATTCTGGAACTACAGATTTGTCTAAAGGCGCTTCATCAAGCAGTTTGTTCAAGCCTCCTGAAACAAACTCCAAGACAACTTTCTCTCTTCCCCCGTCTAACGCCACACCTTCAACCTTGCCTACGTCTTTTAGTAGCCTTCTTGCAGGTTCTTCAGAGGAGCCAAAAGCTCCCCCACAGCTCTCAGAACCTACACCACCCCCTGAAAAAGAGCCAAGCACCACTGAACCAGCTGGGGAAAACGCCAGTCAGTCTGTGGCCCCAGAACCTGCAGTGGATTCCTCATCTACtgcaacaaccacacctgcacttCCTGCGCTGACAACTGCCACTATCCAAGACCTTCCTTCTGCCAATGTTGCACCAGCTGAAGTAACTCCTCCAGCACCATCCGTTGTGCCTTTCTCAACAAAAGCCACCCCAGACCTCTCGTTCACTTCTTCTGTTTCCACTTCTGCTGTTCCCACCATGGCGCCTGTCTCTCAGGGAGCCCCGCCAGCATTCCAGGTTCCCATTTCCGAAAAACCAGGTTCCATTTTTACACAGCCTACTCCTGCGCCAGCTGCTACTCCTGTCCCTGCTTCTGCTCCTGTTCCAGCTCCTGCGACGACAGACAGCAGCTCTATTGGGGCCACACCAGTTATCAACACAGCTGCTCCTGTAGCCACAACTACCACCCCTACAACCGTTACCCCTGCACCAACCACCACTGCCAACACTGTTTTTGGGCAACAAGTTGTACCTCCGGCTTCCTCTGCCCCCTCAGCAACAGGATTTGGCTCGACTGGGTTTAGTGCTTCAACTGGGGCAGGTTTTAACAAATCCGTGTTTGGGCAGAGTGGCTTCGGCCAACCTGCTGGCAGCGCCGGATCATCTAGCGGTTTTTCTTTTACCCAGTCGGTATTTGGACCAAGCTCTAGCAGTGCAACAACTGGGGGAACGAGTCTTTTTGGGGCTTCAACTGCTGGCGGTGCAAGTTCGTTCTCCTTCGGCAGTGGAAGCACCAACACGGCCAGCAGCACTGGGTCAGGGATGTTCGGACAAAGCACAACTCCTGCGTTTGGTCAGAGCTCTGGGTTTGGGCAGCCATCAGGCTTTGGCAGTAACACCACCACGTCCTCATCTTCAGGATTCAGTTTTGGTCAACCCTCAG GATTTGGTTCCTCTGCTGCCAACCCCGTATTTGGCCAACAGTCTGCAACTGGAAGTGTATTTGGACAA TCTTCATCAGGAAACAGTTTGTTTGGTTCAACTTCAGCCAATGCAGCAGGTTCATCTTCTGGAGGATTCTTCAGCGGCCTCGGGGGCAAACCGAGTGAGGATGCCGCCAACAAGAACCCATTCGGCGCCGCTGGTTCAACTGGAGGGTTTGGGCAGCCCGCTCAGTCTG GTTCCAACAATCTCTTTGGGAATAGTGGTGCAAAGGCCTTTGGGTTCGGCCAGACCTCCTCTGCCTTTGGAGACCAGAAACCCAGTGGGACTTTCAGCACTGGTGGAGGGAGTGTCGCTTCACAGGGGTTTGGCTCTTTTTCATCACCAACAAAACCTG GGGGCTTTGGCAGTCCTCCAGTGTTTGGGAGTCCCCCGTCTTTTGGTGGTTCCCCAGCTTTTGGTAATACAGCATCATTTGGCACAAGCCCCTCCTTCAGCAATGCATTGAATCCCTCAACTGGTAAAGTGTTTGGAGAGGGAACGGCTGCTGCAAACATGGGAGGATTTGG GTTCTCTTCTGCTCCCAGTGCCCCTTCGTTTGGTGCTCTGGCCAGTCAGACTCCTCCTTCGTTCGGGACCTTGGTCCAGCAGGGCTCCACATTTGGAAGTCAGCCCAGCAGCTTCTCAGGCTTTGGACAGCAGCCACAGACTGGAG GATTCCCAGTAAACACGTTCGGGTCTGCAAGCCA GTCAAGTTCCCAAACTTTTTCTAGCTGGCGAAGCTAG